In a genomic window of Muntiacus reevesi chromosome 1, mMunRee1.1, whole genome shotgun sequence:
- the LOC136158413 gene encoding sperm-associated acrosin inhibitor-like: MSFFSSWIKAIFIIGLAFPLYSETAFVSSGESRKRPECNVYKDQLHFCTKEKDPVCATNGQTYSNKCHFCSKKLENRGKFDFSHWGHCC, encoded by the exons ATGTCCTTCTTCTCATCATGGATCAAAGCTATTTTCATCATTGGTTTGGCATTTCCTCTTTATTCTG AAACTGCTTTTGTATCCTCTGGAGAAAGTCGCAAAAGG CCAGAATGTAACGTGTATAAGGATCAATTACACTTCTGcacaaaagaaaaagatccaGTCTGTGCAACGAATGGCCAAACATACTCCAATAAATGCCATTTCTGCAGTAAAAAGCT agaaaacagaggaaaatttGATTTTAGTCACTGGGGTCATTGTTGCTGA